From one Microlunatus sp. Gsoil 973 genomic stretch:
- a CDS encoding phytanoyl-CoA dioxygenase family protein translates to MEYLDDQQRQQIYDDGFTLIRGAVPPERVKAALRAINASLGERGIDPQQLTTFRAQSYCPEITGSDAILSLLVDTPLWSMAESVIGEGTLLPVTHGQIALRFPTNGPAAEIHPHIDGMYTPDNGVKKGTIANFTALVGVYLSDTPTPDAGNFTVWPGTHRTYADYFAAAGPTALLQGMPPVQLPEPQQLTPNAGDAVISHYQIGHGIASNVSGNIRYAIYFRLTREGHSDISLDVMTDLWREWDGIRALARD, encoded by the coding sequence GTGGAGTATCTGGATGACCAGCAGCGACAACAGATCTACGACGACGGCTTCACACTGATCCGAGGGGCAGTGCCGCCGGAGAGGGTCAAGGCGGCGTTGCGCGCGATCAACGCGTCCCTCGGGGAGCGCGGTATCGACCCACAGCAACTGACCACCTTCCGTGCGCAGTCCTACTGCCCGGAGATCACCGGATCGGACGCCATCTTGAGCCTGCTCGTCGACACGCCGTTGTGGTCGATGGCCGAGTCAGTCATCGGCGAGGGCACCCTGCTGCCGGTGACTCATGGGCAGATCGCATTGCGGTTTCCCACGAATGGACCCGCCGCCGAAATCCATCCCCACATCGACGGCATGTACACCCCGGACAACGGGGTCAAGAAGGGGACGATCGCGAACTTCACCGCGCTGGTCGGGGTATACCTCTCTGACACGCCAACCCCCGACGCCGGCAATTTCACCGTATGGCCAGGCACGCACCGAACGTACGCCGACTACTTCGCCGCGGCCGGCCCAACGGCCCTCCTTCAAGGCATGCCGCCGGTTCAGCTACCCGAGCCGCAACAGCTCACCCCAAACGCCGGCGACGCAGTCATATCGCATTACCAGATCGGGCACGGGATCGCATCGAACGTATCCGGGAACATCCGCTACGCCATCTACTTCCGACTGACCCGCGAAGGCCACAGCGATATATCGCTCGACGTCATGACCGACCTGTGGCGGGAATGGGACGGCATAAGAGCTCTCGCCCGCGACTAG